TACCATAAGTACCCGTAATACCAATTCTTCAAGCACAACAATTGATTTCGAAGCAATTACGGATAAATTTACTTATGATTTGTCATTATCCACAGATCAGAAGACTTTATACGTTACTATTTATTTTAATACTGTGACATCAGCAGTTGTCGGAACCAATAGTACAGGAGATTACCTAAACATAACCGGTATCTCGACGGTTGATACTTCCATTATAAAGCAAGGTAATGCAATATATGTTACTTTACCTAATACAAGCAATAGTATTGGAGATATCTATACGGAATTGAATGGAGCAAAGTATTTACAACAGTTCTATACTTTGACCATGTCGGATAAAACGCAATTCATACTGGTTCTTAAAGAAGACTGCGAATATTACATACAGGAGAATGGTAATCATACGACTATTTTACTTCAATCTGCAACTACGCCGGTTCAGCCGACAATACCGGTAACAGATAGTGGCAGTCAGAGTCTGACTGGGTTTGATATTGTTATTCCTAAACCTGAAGGAATTCAAGCTTCTATGATCCATGATGAAGATTACTATTATAACAAAGAATTTGTGATTAAGCTTCCTGGAGACTATACAGAATTTTTGAGAAATCAGCCTATATCCTCAAATTCATCGATAATTAAAGATATCAGGGTGTCTCTGAACAGCAGTAATGAGACAGAAATCAGAGTATCCACCTCAAGATTACAGGGATACGAGTATACTACTGACGATAAAAATATCTATGTTAATGTCGGTGATCCTGGTGAAATTTATAAAAACATCGTAGTATTGGATCCTGGACATGGTGGAAAAGCGAACGGTGCCGAATATTTTGGAACCAAGGAGAAGGATGTTAATTTTAAGATACTTTATACAATTGGTAAACAGTACTTTAATCAGGATCCTTCGAAATTAAAAGTATATTATACCAGAACAACGGACGTTGATATATCGCTGAATGATCGTGCTGCTTTTGCTGAGAAATGTGATGCGGATTTATTTGTCAGTCTCCATATGAATGCATCTACCTCAAAAACTGCTGCTGGCACAGAAGTATATTATTCAAAGAGTAATAATTCACCGAATGATGCAGGGCTAACTAGTAGTAAGCTGGCTGAGATATTTGTAAGTAATCTTACCGATGTGTTAGGAACAAGTAATCGTGGTGCGAAGCACAATATCTATACGGTAGTTCATAAGAACACGGTACCGGCAGTATTGATTGAGCTTGGGTTCTTATCCAATAGTGATGATTATGATATCATTACGGATGAAGAATATCAAGATATGGCAGCTCAGGCGATCTATGAGACATTATTGGAAGTATTTGAAATGTATCCTACAGGCAGATAATTAACCCTTTATGATGAATATGCCGGAAAAACGGTGGAACGGAGTGAGTATATGAGCAACAAGAATTGGATGAAGCTACTTCAGAGAGCATTAAGTGTGATGTTAATTCTATTCATCTTTCAGAGCACCATACCTATGATAAGTATTGCGAGAGCAAACACTTCAACGAATGACGAATTGCAGGCAGTATGGATTTCATATCTGGAGTTTCAGGATCGATTAAAGGATCCCAAAACAGGCAAGCTGGGATTTACCGAGGAACGATTTCATGCAATGATTGATGAAATGTTTGATAATGTGGTTTCCATGAATATGAATGCGGTAGTAGTACATGTTCGCCCTTTTGCGGATGCGATGTATCCTTCACAATATTTTCCCTGGTCAAAATATATTTCAGGAACTCAGGGTAAGGATCCTGGATTTGACCCCCTGGAATATATGGTAAAAGCCGCGCACGACAGAGGACTGGAGTTCCATGCATGGATTAATCCCTATCGTATTACCAATAATACAACGGATGTAAAGACGTTATCAAAGGATAATCTAGCTAGAATATATCGAACAAATGATAATAAAGAGGATGATCGCTGTGTTCTGACATATGATGGCATGCTTTATTATAATCCATCCGATGTCTGGGTTCATACAATAATTCTGGATGGCATTATGGAAATCATTGAGAATTATGATGTGGATGGTATTCATTTTGATGATTACTTTTATCCAGCTCTGGGAAAGGATTATAAGAAAAACTTTGATTATAAGGAATATAAGGAATATTCTACCTGGTGTAAGGAAAATGGCATTAAGCCATTATCAATTGCAGATTGGCGGCGAGATAATGTAAATGCGCTGATTCGAAATATTTATGAGGCCATAAAAGAGTATAACAAAGATATCGAATTTGGTATTAGTCCAGGAGGATTTATCGATAATCTTCTAATGGATGATCGTTATTATAGTGATATTAAGACCTGGCTATCTGAACCCGGATACATAGATTATATCTGTCCTCAGCTTTATTGGAGCTTCAGCCACAAGACATATCCATTTGATAAAACCCTGAACCGCTGGCTTAAGCTTAGAACCAATAAAGATGTAAAAATGTATGTGGGTATTGCAACATACCGTGCCGGGTCCACGCTTGAACCGGATTGGAAGGATGATCCGGATATCCTAAAGGATATGATTGAATATGGAAGAAAAGCGGGAGCCGATGGATATATGCATTTCCGTTATGATTTCTTTTATAAAAAGGCTACGAAGAAAGCCGTTACAAAGATGCTAAATATCA
The nucleotide sequence above comes from Variimorphobacter saccharofermentans. Encoded proteins:
- a CDS encoding glycoside hydrolase family 10 protein, whose translation is MSNKNWMKLLQRALSVMLILFIFQSTIPMISIARANTSTNDELQAVWISYLEFQDRLKDPKTGKLGFTEERFHAMIDEMFDNVVSMNMNAVVVHVRPFADAMYPSQYFPWSKYISGTQGKDPGFDPLEYMVKAAHDRGLEFHAWINPYRITNNTTDVKTLSKDNLARIYRTNDNKEDDRCVLTYDGMLYYNPSDVWVHTIILDGIMEIIENYDVDGIHFDDYFYPALGKDYKKNFDYKEYKEYSTWCKENGIKPLSIADWRRDNVNALIRNIYEAIKEYNKDIEFGISPGGFIDNLLMDDRYYSDIKTWLSEPGYIDYICPQLYWSFSHKTYPFDKTLNRWLKLRTNKDVKMYVGIATYRAGSTLEPDWKDDPDILKDMIEYGRKAGADGYMHFRYDFFYKKATKKAVTKMLNIIE